In Cygnus olor isolate bCygOlo1 chromosome 12, bCygOlo1.pri.v2, whole genome shotgun sequence, one DNA window encodes the following:
- the TPPP3 gene encoding tubulin polymerization-promoting protein family member 3: MAGSTEMASLEESFRKFAIYGDTKATGQEMNGKNWAKLCKDCKVTDGKSVTGTDVDIVFSKVKGKTARVINYEEFKKALEELAQKRFKDKSKEEAFEAICQLVAGKEPINVGVTKAKTVGAVERLTDTSKYTGSHKERFDETGKGKGKSGRENIVDNSGYVSAYKNAGTYDAKVKK, from the exons ATGGCCGGGAGCACGGAGATGGCATCCCTGGAAGAGAGCTTCCGCAAGTTCGCCATCTACGGCGACACCAAGGCCACCGGGCAAGAGATGAACGGGAAGAACTGGGCCAAGCTGTGCAAAGACTGCAAAGTCACCGATGGCAAAAGCGTCACCGGCACCGACGTGGACATTGTCTTCTCCAAGGTGAA GGGGAAGACAGCTCGTGTCATCAACTATGAGGAGTTCAAGAAGgccctggaggagctggcccAGAAGAGGTTTAAGGACAAGAGCAAAGAGGAGGCGTTCGAAGCCATCTGCCAGCTggtggcagggaaggagccCATTAATGTGGGCGTCACG AAAGCCAAGACCGTGGGTGCCGTGGAGAGGCTGACAGACACCTCCAAGTACACGGGCTCCCACAAGGAGCGCTTCGACGAGACAGGCAAGGGCAAGGGGAAGAGCGGGCGGGAGAACATCGTGGACAACAGCGGCTACGTCAGTGCCTACAAGAACGCGGGCACCTACGACGCCAAAGTGAAGAAGTAG
- the LRRC36 gene encoding leucine-rich repeat-containing protein 36 isoform X3, giving the protein MKSHAVSRRMSSISNDVGTKTDRSSCSQLRSSLCSSGKMRAGGLHVVFSDSKTFNSSPETDTIQKSSICELSQDIYSTKRLNLSDTNHGHLVQKPQSGKKIEGHRDYGGRLPTEMNTSSQTASGSTLTQLTETEIKHGNPLNIKSGFRDATSLSAEVLLENLKSIMMKPAMVSSVPEKVREPAARRSSSPARVEYTQSETLHSPMSPNLCFKDSHKESSTELSNDTAVTEGQSATGSEKESKVTGVLQQLLKLVDCHWNGPGSLLVNKDFLARKGLVESHVSASTLHKMDHTAASSYHIQRNQASMYDELLWKNDQLSSQVEFPKTGSETTYWTPGDGGSSAGEPKVFSVHKQLPAATAE; this is encoded by the exons ATGAAGAGCCACGCAGTAAGCAGAAGGATGTCTTCAATATCTAATGATGTCGGCACAAAAACTG ACCGATCATCATGCTCACAACTGCGTTCATCCCTGTGCTCCTCAGGGAAAATGAGAGCAGGAGGTCTGCATGTGGTCTTCTCAGATAGTAAAACTTTCAACTCCTCCCCAGAGACGGACACAATTCAGAAGTCTAGCATCTGTGAACTTAGCCAGGATATATATTCTACAAAGAGATTGAATTTGAGTGacacaaat CACGGGCACCTTGTCCAGAAACCTCAGAGTGGCAAGAAAATCGAGGGCCACAGGGATTATGGTGGGAGGCTTCCTACAGAAATGAATACGTCTTCGCAGACTGCCAGCGGCAGTACACTCACACAGCTCACTGAGACAGAAATTAAACACGGGAATCCTTTAAACATCAagtcag GCTTCAGAGATGCAACTTCATTATCAGCTGAAGTTTTACTGGAGAACTTGAAGTCCATAATGATGAAACCAGCCATGGTATCTTCAGTACCTGAGAAGGTCAGAGAACCTGCAGCTCGCAGGTCTTCCAGCCCAGCTAGAGTGGAATATACGCAAAGTGAGACCCTGCATTCCCCAATGTCTCCTaatctttgcttcaaagactcTCACAAGGAG TCTTCCACTGAGCTAAGTAATGATACTGCTGTCACAGAAGGTCAGAGTGCCACTGGAAGTGAAAAAGAGTCCAAGGTTACAGgtgtcctccagcagctcctgaagcTGGTGGATTGTCACTGGAACGGGCCTGGATCTCTCCTGGTTAACAAGGATTTTCTTG CAAGGAAAGGGCTGGTGGAAAGCCATGTCTCAGCTTCCACGTTGCACAAGATGGATCATACTGCTGCTTCTAGTTATCATATCCAAAGAAACCAAGCATCCATGTACG ATGAGTTGCTTTGGAAAAATGACCAGCTGAGTTCCCAGGTGGAATTCCCTAAGACTGGAAGTGAAACAACTTACTGGACTCCAGGAGATGGTGGCTCTTCTGCAGGAGAGCCAAAG GTCTTTAGTGTCCACAAACAACTTCCTGCTGCAACAGCTGAGTAA
- the LRRC36 gene encoding leucine-rich repeat-containing protein 36 isoform X2: MKSHAVSRRMSSISNDVGTKTDRSSCSQLRSSLCSSGKMRAGGLHVVFSDSKTFNSSPETDTIQKSSICELSQDIYSTKRLNLSDTNHGHLVQKPQSGKKIEGHRDYGGRLPTEMNTSSQTASGSTLTQLTETEIKHGNPLNIKSGFRDATSLSAEVLLENLKSIMMKPAMVSSVPEKVREPAARRSSSPARVEYTQSETLHSPMSPNLCFKDSHKESSTELSNDTAVTEGQSATGSEKESKVTGVLQQLLKLVDCHWNGPGSLLVNKDFLARKGLVESHVSASTLHKMDHTAASSYHIQRNQASMYDELLWKNDQLSSQVEFPKTGSETTYWTPGDGGSSAGEPKVGAGLSYRTSRVTTGGGTCVPAELFQS, from the exons ATGAAGAGCCACGCAGTAAGCAGAAGGATGTCTTCAATATCTAATGATGTCGGCACAAAAACTG ACCGATCATCATGCTCACAACTGCGTTCATCCCTGTGCTCCTCAGGGAAAATGAGAGCAGGAGGTCTGCATGTGGTCTTCTCAGATAGTAAAACTTTCAACTCCTCCCCAGAGACGGACACAATTCAGAAGTCTAGCATCTGTGAACTTAGCCAGGATATATATTCTACAAAGAGATTGAATTTGAGTGacacaaat CACGGGCACCTTGTCCAGAAACCTCAGAGTGGCAAGAAAATCGAGGGCCACAGGGATTATGGTGGGAGGCTTCCTACAGAAATGAATACGTCTTCGCAGACTGCCAGCGGCAGTACACTCACACAGCTCACTGAGACAGAAATTAAACACGGGAATCCTTTAAACATCAagtcag GCTTCAGAGATGCAACTTCATTATCAGCTGAAGTTTTACTGGAGAACTTGAAGTCCATAATGATGAAACCAGCCATGGTATCTTCAGTACCTGAGAAGGTCAGAGAACCTGCAGCTCGCAGGTCTTCCAGCCCAGCTAGAGTGGAATATACGCAAAGTGAGACCCTGCATTCCCCAATGTCTCCTaatctttgcttcaaagactcTCACAAGGAG TCTTCCACTGAGCTAAGTAATGATACTGCTGTCACAGAAGGTCAGAGTGCCACTGGAAGTGAAAAAGAGTCCAAGGTTACAGgtgtcctccagcagctcctgaagcTGGTGGATTGTCACTGGAACGGGCCTGGATCTCTCCTGGTTAACAAGGATTTTCTTG CAAGGAAAGGGCTGGTGGAAAGCCATGTCTCAGCTTCCACGTTGCACAAGATGGATCATACTGCTGCTTCTAGTTATCATATCCAAAGAAACCAAGCATCCATGTACG ATGAGTTGCTTTGGAAAAATGACCAGCTGAGTTCCCAGGTGGAATTCCCTAAGACTGGAAGTGAAACAACTTACTGGACTCCAGGAGATGGTGGCTCTTCTGCAGGAGAGCCAAAGGTAGGGGCTGGCCTCAGTTACCGAACAAGCCGTGTCACAACAGGAGGTGGCACCTGTGTCCCAGCAGAACTCTTCCAGTCCTAG
- the LRRC36 gene encoding leucine-rich repeat-containing protein 36 isoform X5 — translation MMSAQKLHGHLVQKPQSGKKIEGHRDYGGRLPTEMNTSSQTASGSTLTQLTETEIKHGNPLNIKSGFRDATSLSAEVLLENLKSIMMKPAMVSSVPEKVREPAARRSSSPARVEYTQSETLHSPMSPNLCFKDSHKESSTELSNDTAVTEGQSATGSEKESKVTGVLQQLLKLVDCHWNGPGSLLVNKDFLVPAQNLLFHLVACTAPRQDAHLTAGHSSSILARNNPKVQRTQLKYTEQFDRMDSAAQGKGWWKAMSQLPRCTRWIILLLLVIISKETKHPCTVGPNDLALIYCEQCDCSNYFCFLLPGKLTMITKSKE, via the exons ATGATGTCGGCACAAAAACTG CACGGGCACCTTGTCCAGAAACCTCAGAGTGGCAAGAAAATCGAGGGCCACAGGGATTATGGTGGGAGGCTTCCTACAGAAATGAATACGTCTTCGCAGACTGCCAGCGGCAGTACACTCACACAGCTCACTGAGACAGAAATTAAACACGGGAATCCTTTAAACATCAagtcag GCTTCAGAGATGCAACTTCATTATCAGCTGAAGTTTTACTGGAGAACTTGAAGTCCATAATGATGAAACCAGCCATGGTATCTTCAGTACCTGAGAAGGTCAGAGAACCTGCAGCTCGCAGGTCTTCCAGCCCAGCTAGAGTGGAATATACGCAAAGTGAGACCCTGCATTCCCCAATGTCTCCTaatctttgcttcaaagactcTCACAAGGAG TCTTCCACTGAGCTAAGTAATGATACTGCTGTCACAGAAGGTCAGAGTGCCACTGGAAGTGAAAAAGAGTCCAAGGTTACAGgtgtcctccagcagctcctgaagcTGGTGGATTGTCACTGGAACGGGCCTGGATCTCTCCTGGTTAACAAGGATTTTCTTG TTCCTGCCCAAAACTTGCTTTTCCATCTTGTGGCTTGTACTGCTCCACGGCAGGATGCTCATCTGACAGCTGGACACTCCTCTTCAATCTTAGCTAGAAACAATCCCAAAGTCCAAAGGACTCAGCTTAAATATACTGAACAATTCGATAGAATGGATTCTGCTGCG CAAGGAAAGGGCTGGTGGAAAGCCATGTCTCAGCTTCCACGTTGCACAAGATGGATCATACTGCTGCTTCTAGTTATCATATCCAAAGAAACCAAGCATCCATGTACGGTAGGGCCAAACGACTTAGCTTTAATTTATTGTGAGCAATGTGACTGttcaaattacttttgttttctgcttccagGTAAGCTCACAATGATTACAAAGAGTAAGGAATGA
- the LRRC36 gene encoding leucine-rich repeat-containing protein 36 isoform X1: protein MKSHAVSRRMSSISNDVGTKTDRSSCSQLRSSLCSSGKMRAGGLHVVFSDSKTFNSSPETDTIQKSSICELSQDIYSTKRLNLSDTNHGHLVQKPQSGKKIEGHRDYGGRLPTEMNTSSQTASGSTLTQLTETEIKHGNPLNIKSGFRDATSLSAEVLLENLKSIMMKPAMVSSVPEKVREPAARRSSSPARVEYTQSETLHSPMSPNLCFKDSHKESSTELSNDTAVTEGQSATGSEKESKVTGVLQQLLKLVDCHWNGPGSLLVNKDFLVPAQNLLFHLVACTAPRQDAHLTAGHSSSILARNNPKVQRTQLKYTEQFDRMDSAAQGKGWWKAMSQLPRCTRWIILLLLVIISKETKHPCTVGPNDLALIYCEQCDCSNYFCFLLPGKLTMITKSKE, encoded by the exons ATGAAGAGCCACGCAGTAAGCAGAAGGATGTCTTCAATATCTAATGATGTCGGCACAAAAACTG ACCGATCATCATGCTCACAACTGCGTTCATCCCTGTGCTCCTCAGGGAAAATGAGAGCAGGAGGTCTGCATGTGGTCTTCTCAGATAGTAAAACTTTCAACTCCTCCCCAGAGACGGACACAATTCAGAAGTCTAGCATCTGTGAACTTAGCCAGGATATATATTCTACAAAGAGATTGAATTTGAGTGacacaaat CACGGGCACCTTGTCCAGAAACCTCAGAGTGGCAAGAAAATCGAGGGCCACAGGGATTATGGTGGGAGGCTTCCTACAGAAATGAATACGTCTTCGCAGACTGCCAGCGGCAGTACACTCACACAGCTCACTGAGACAGAAATTAAACACGGGAATCCTTTAAACATCAagtcag GCTTCAGAGATGCAACTTCATTATCAGCTGAAGTTTTACTGGAGAACTTGAAGTCCATAATGATGAAACCAGCCATGGTATCTTCAGTACCTGAGAAGGTCAGAGAACCTGCAGCTCGCAGGTCTTCCAGCCCAGCTAGAGTGGAATATACGCAAAGTGAGACCCTGCATTCCCCAATGTCTCCTaatctttgcttcaaagactcTCACAAGGAG TCTTCCACTGAGCTAAGTAATGATACTGCTGTCACAGAAGGTCAGAGTGCCACTGGAAGTGAAAAAGAGTCCAAGGTTACAGgtgtcctccagcagctcctgaagcTGGTGGATTGTCACTGGAACGGGCCTGGATCTCTCCTGGTTAACAAGGATTTTCTTG TTCCTGCCCAAAACTTGCTTTTCCATCTTGTGGCTTGTACTGCTCCACGGCAGGATGCTCATCTGACAGCTGGACACTCCTCTTCAATCTTAGCTAGAAACAATCCCAAAGTCCAAAGGACTCAGCTTAAATATACTGAACAATTCGATAGAATGGATTCTGCTGCG CAAGGAAAGGGCTGGTGGAAAGCCATGTCTCAGCTTCCACGTTGCACAAGATGGATCATACTGCTGCTTCTAGTTATCATATCCAAAGAAACCAAGCATCCATGTACGGTAGGGCCAAACGACTTAGCTTTAATTTATTGTGAGCAATGTGACTGttcaaattacttttgttttctgcttccagGTAAGCTCACAATGATTACAAAGAGTAAGGAATGA
- the LRRC36 gene encoding leucine-rich repeat-containing protein 36 isoform X4, which produces MIFYHVSVTSSPQHGHLVQKPQSGKKIEGHRDYGGRLPTEMNTSSQTASGSTLTQLTETEIKHGNPLNIKSGFRDATSLSAEVLLENLKSIMMKPAMVSSVPEKVREPAARRSSSPARVEYTQSETLHSPMSPNLCFKDSHKESSTELSNDTAVTEGQSATGSEKESKVTGVLQQLLKLVDCHWNGPGSLLVNKDFLVPAQNLLFHLVACTAPRQDAHLTAGHSSSILARNNPKVQRTQLKYTEQFDRMDSAAQGKGWWKAMSQLPRCTRWIILLLLVIISKETKHPCTVGPNDLALIYCEQCDCSNYFCFLLPGKLTMITKSKE; this is translated from the exons atgattttttacCACGTCTCTGTGACCTCTTCTCCTCAGCACGGGCACCTTGTCCAGAAACCTCAGAGTGGCAAGAAAATCGAGGGCCACAGGGATTATGGTGGGAGGCTTCCTACAGAAATGAATACGTCTTCGCAGACTGCCAGCGGCAGTACACTCACACAGCTCACTGAGACAGAAATTAAACACGGGAATCCTTTAAACATCAagtcag GCTTCAGAGATGCAACTTCATTATCAGCTGAAGTTTTACTGGAGAACTTGAAGTCCATAATGATGAAACCAGCCATGGTATCTTCAGTACCTGAGAAGGTCAGAGAACCTGCAGCTCGCAGGTCTTCCAGCCCAGCTAGAGTGGAATATACGCAAAGTGAGACCCTGCATTCCCCAATGTCTCCTaatctttgcttcaaagactcTCACAAGGAG TCTTCCACTGAGCTAAGTAATGATACTGCTGTCACAGAAGGTCAGAGTGCCACTGGAAGTGAAAAAGAGTCCAAGGTTACAGgtgtcctccagcagctcctgaagcTGGTGGATTGTCACTGGAACGGGCCTGGATCTCTCCTGGTTAACAAGGATTTTCTTG TTCCTGCCCAAAACTTGCTTTTCCATCTTGTGGCTTGTACTGCTCCACGGCAGGATGCTCATCTGACAGCTGGACACTCCTCTTCAATCTTAGCTAGAAACAATCCCAAAGTCCAAAGGACTCAGCTTAAATATACTGAACAATTCGATAGAATGGATTCTGCTGCG CAAGGAAAGGGCTGGTGGAAAGCCATGTCTCAGCTTCCACGTTGCACAAGATGGATCATACTGCTGCTTCTAGTTATCATATCCAAAGAAACCAAGCATCCATGTACGGTAGGGCCAAACGACTTAGCTTTAATTTATTGTGAGCAATGTGACTGttcaaattacttttgttttctgcttccagGTAAGCTCACAATGATTACAAAGAGTAAGGAATGA